The following are from one region of the Vitis riparia cultivar Riparia Gloire de Montpellier isolate 1030 chromosome 14, EGFV_Vit.rip_1.0, whole genome shotgun sequence genome:
- the LOC117929536 gene encoding kinesin-like protein KIN-14S has protein sequence MDENDVSTEIQEISLDQEQRLPVSQKIDDLSTKIQNLKGEHIILCNEVKSMNTDSFPGPEVSNALQLLGIEHENLKKKYTEDSELLKKKYLEESLERKRLYNEVIELKGNIRVFCRCRPLNQDEIENGSTSVVDFDSSQENELQILCSDSSKKQFKFDHVFKPESDQEAVFAQTSPIVTSVLDGYNVCIFAYGQTGTGKTFTMEGTPEHRGVNYRTLEELFRISKERSNIMNYELFVSMLEVYNEKIRDLLVENSNQPAKKLEIKQAAEGTQEVPGLVEARVYGTNEVWELLKSGSRIRSVGSTNANELSSRSHCLLRVTVKGENLVNGEKTRSHLWLVDLAGSERVGRIEVEGERLKESQFINKSLSALGDVISALASKTAHIPYRNSKLTHMLQSSLGGDCKTLMFVQISPSAADLGETLCSLNFASRVRGIECGPVRKQADLTEIFKYKQLAEKLKHDEKETKKLQDNLQSLQLKLAAREHICRSLQEKVRDLENQLAEERKTRLKQETRAIAAACPKPPASSSLLKQPLKTIAEKKPPLPSKPRMPLRRISNFLPPPSPIPPHKTMSSSSIHPASTDDKENMLRTTAAATNTKSFLQPRRTSFAVRLPPTSTAQVLQPKRRVSIATFRPESNSHMTTPLNTQLKSRGAVGRQSFVRDPHRIRRISRIFSPLRRASGATVQATPTAMRSSSRFMGPSMQATPTAMRSSSKFMGSPPMEAGSLRSKHPAVIALQRKQLVWSPLTMRGGMRNYRRSLVPS, from the exons ATGGATGAGAATGATGTTTCCACGGAAATCCAAGAGATTTCTTTGGATCAGGAGCAGAGACTTCCAGTTTCTCAGAAAATTGATGATTTGAGCACCAAGATTCAG AATTTGAAGGGGGAGCACATAATTCTATGTAATGAAGTTAAGAGCATGAATACTGATTCCTTTCCTGGCCCCGAGGTTTCCAATGCTCTTCAGCTTCTCG GTATAGAacatgaaaatttgaagaagaaatATACGGAAGACAGTGAGCTTCTGAAGAAGAAGTACCTAGAAGAAAGCTTGGAACGGAAGCGGCTGTACAACGAAGTGATTGAACTCAAAGGCAACATCAGGGTCTTCTGCAGATGTAGACCCTTAAATCAAGATGAAATTGAAAATGGATCCACTTCTGTTGTTGATTTTGACTCATCTCAAGAGAATGAGCTTCAAATCCTTTGCTCTGATTCTTCGAAAAAGCAATTTAAGTTTGACCATGTGTTTAAGCCTGAGAGTGACCAAG AGGCTGTATTTGCACAAACTTCACCTATTGTGACTTCTGTGTTGGATGGGTACAATGTCTGTATATTTGCCTATGGACAGACTGGAACTGGAAAGACCTTTACAATGGAAGGAACTCCTGAACACAGGGGAGTCAACTACAGAACTTTGGAGGAGTTGTTTCGAATttcaaaggagagaagcaacaTAATGAACTATGAATTGTTTGTTAGCATGCTGGAGGTTTACAATGAGAAGATAAGGGACCTTTTGGTAGAAAACTCCAACCAGCCTGCTAAGAA GTTGGAGATCAAACAAGCAGCTGAGGGAACCCAAGAAGTCCCAGGACTAGTTGAAGCTCGCGTTTATGGCACAAATGAAGTGTGGGAACTGCTTAAATCTGGAAGCCGAATTAGGTCTGTTGGATCGACTAATGCCAATGAGCTCAGCAGCCGCTCACACTG CTTGTTGAGAGTGACTGTTAAGGGGGAGAATTTAGTGAATGGGGAGAAGACAAGAAGCCACCTCTGGCTAGTGGACTTGGCTGGAAGTGAGCGGGTGGGCAGGATTGAAGTTGAAGGTGAAAGGTTGAAGGAAtctcaatttataaataaatcgcTCTCAGCACTTGGCGATGTCATCTCTGCCCTTGCTTCTAAAACAGCCCACATTCCTTACAG GAACTCCAAGCTCACTCATATGCTACAGAGCTCTCTAG GAGGAGATTGCAAAACCCTAATGTTTGTCCAGATCAGCCCAAGTGCTGCAGACTTAGGAGAGACCCTTTGCTCACTGAACTTTGCCAGCAGAGTCCGGGGAATTGAGTGTGGTCCTGTTCGTAAACAAGCAGATCTCACCGAAATTTTCAAGTATAAGCAACTG GCAGAAAAGCTAAAGCACGATGAGAAGGAAACCAAAAAATTGCAGGATAACTTGCAGTCACTGCAATTAAAACTTGCAGCCAGAGAACATATCTGCAGAAGTCTTCAAGAGAAG GTTCGAGACCTTGAAAATCAATTAGCAGAGGAAAGGAAAACCAGATTAAAACAGGAAACTAGGGCCATTGCTGCTGCTTGTCCAAAACCTCCCGCCTCATCATCTTTATTAAAACAACCACTGAAGACCATAGCAGAGAAAAAGCCACCTTTACCCTCAAAACCGAGGATGCCCTTGAGAAGAATCTCCAATTTCTTACCCCCACCATCTCCAATCCCACCCCACAAAACCATGAGTTCCTCTTCCATTCATCCAGCTTCAACAGATGACAAAGAAAACATGCTCAGAACAACAGCTGCAGCAACCAATACAAAATCCTTTTTGCAACCAAGACGGACCTCCTTTGCTGTCAGACTTCCTCCAACATCAACAGCTCAGGTTCTTCAGCCGAAGAGACGAGTCTCCATTGCAACATTCCGCCCTGAATCGAACTCACACATGACCACTCCCCTCAACACTCAATTAAAGAGTAGAGGTGCAGTCGGCAGGCAATCCTTCGTGAGGGACCCACATAGGATACGGCGTATATCAAGGATTTTCTCTCCATTGAGGAGGGCATCTGGTGCAACAGTTCAGGCAACACCAACTGCCATGAGAAGCAGTAGTAGATTCATGGGCCCATCGATGCAGGCAACACCAACTGCCATGAGGAGCAGTAGTAAATTCATGGGTAGTCCTCCTATGGAAGCAGGTTCATTGAGGTCAAAGCACCCAGCAGTAATTGCACTGCAAAGGAAACAGTTAGTGTGGAGTCCACTGACCATGAGGGGCGGCATGAGAAATTACAGAAGGTCATTAGTACCTTCTTGA
- the LOC117930706 gene encoding uncharacterized protein LOC117930706 has protein sequence MASSSSSFPSFCCFCKAPLPNSTSPTHFSLSFPASILGGSGAVSLHTTRSHPTTRAKFEKFQDDPPQDDDLQFSETPSQSSSPLESQQQAIQEVEEDDSCLPSDLEGAVRQSGQASASFVSSGGMRAIVELLIPQLQFLDDEGAQAELWELSRIFIDTLIEETGCQRVKAIFPDAGAAALLKYRWGDAAFGFASLSDRKPVEAEDELVVMVVPDYQMLAYVERIASNLSDDPPRPLIMWNPRLVSEDVGVGFNVRKLRRYFLSTFTVVYSMRPLPAGAVFRCYPGSWKVFYDDKDRPNRYLLAKEQISRPDAEELEIIFGDVQDKSEKGPSFFGQAASIFSSLNRFMKVISK, from the exons atggcttcttcttcttcttcctttccaAGCTTTTGCTGCTTCTGCAAAGCGCCACTCCCCAATTCAACCTCACCCACCCacttttctttatcttttcctGCCTCTATCCTTGGTGGGTCTGGTGCTGTTTCCCTCCACACAACTCGCTCTCACCCAACCACTCGTGCCAAGTTTGAGAAATTCCAAGATGACCCTCCTCAAGATGATGATCTTCAGTTCTCCGAAACTCCATCTCAATCTTCATCCCCTTTGGAGTCACAGCAGCAAGCAATTCAAGAAGTAGAGGAAGATGACag CTGCTTGCCTTCTGACTTGGAGGGTGCAGTCCGGCAATCAGGTCAAGCAAGTGCCTCGTTTGTATCTTCAGGAGGAATGAGAGCCATA GTTGAACTCTTGATACCACAATTGCAGTTTCTTGATGATGAAGGGGCCCAAGCTGAGCTCTGGGAACTGTCAAGGATTTTCATAGATACGCTAATTGAAGAAACAGGATGTCAG AGAGTGAAAGCCATATTTCCCGATGCTGGTGCTGCCGCACTTCTAAAGTATCGCTGGGGTGATGCTGCATTTGGATTCGCCAG TTTGAGTGACCGGAAGCCTGTAGAGGCTGAAGATGAGCTTGTTGTCATGGTTGTTCCTGACTATCAGATGTTGGCATATGTAGAGCGAATTGCATCTAATCTTTCGGATGATCCG CCAAGGCCTCTCATCATGTGGAACCCCCGTCTGGTCAGTGAGGATGTTGGAGTTGGGTTCAATGTGCGGAAGCTACGGCGTTATTTTTTAAG CACTTTTACTGTGGTTTACTCCATGAGACCTCTGCCTGCTGGTGCTGTCTTTAGGTGTTATCCAGG ATCATGGAAGGTGTTCTATGATGATAAGGACAGGCCAAACCGTTACCTGCTAGCCAAAGAACAAATAAGCCGTCCTGATGCTGAAGAACTTGAG ATAATATTCGGAGATGTACAAGATAAGTCCGAGAAGGGCCCTTCCTTTTTTGGCCAAGCAGCGAGCATCTTTTCCTCTCTAAATCGATTCATGAAAGTGATTTCAAAGTAG